TTGCCTAAGGCTGACCTAAGCTCCTGCATCCGCCCTAACTCCATAAACTAGTAACAATTCACCTCACCTGCTTTCTCCGATGATTCCTAGTTCACGTCATCACCAATTCCAACACAACATACTCATGAAACAAATATTGTGTGTTGTTGTTGAATTTCTTGCATTACTGATTCCACCCTATATGCCTGTCTAAAGTACAAGTATCAAGACAATGGGAAGAAGCAGAGTGGAGAGATCTCCAGGGCCATCCTGGGAATATACAAAGAGCTCTTTTCGCTCAGAAACATGGGAATTCGTACATCTTACACTCAACTCGACCTCCTATTGTGTCGCTTTTAGAATTGTCAAAGGAACCTCCTCCTTTTAATTTTGGTGCCAATAGATCCACGGTCGCTTGTGGTATTTCTACTCCTCTCCGATCCTTCTTCTAGTCCaagatgatggtgatgccgccTTTACTTCATGATACGGGTGCACAGACCAGTAGCAACAGTCTTACCACCCTCACGAATGTTGAATCGCTGACCAACCTCAATGGCATTAGGGTTGGTCAGTGTCACAACCATCTCGACGTTGTCACCTGGCATGACCATCTTACCCTGAGCATCTTCCGTACCTTCAGGGAAGGTCAGGTCGACAGACTCGTCAGATGTTCGGAGGTAGAGCTGGGGGCGGTAGTGCTCGTGGAAACCGGTGTGGCGGCCACCCTCTTCCTTGGTAAGAACATagagagaggagaggaacTGAGTGTGAGACTTGACCGTGCCAGGCTTGCAGACAACCATGCCGCGGCGGACATCCTCCCGGCGGACACCACGGATGAGGAGCCCGGAGTTGTCACCAGCTTGCGACTGGTCGCAAGACTTCTTGAAAGTTTCAATATCCGTAACCTTGGTCTTGATaatctccttgcccttgccaaCGAGCTCGATTTCCTCATCACGCTTCAGGACACCACGCTCAACACGTCCAGAGACAACAGTACCACGGCCAGAAATAGAGAAGACGTCCTCAACAGACATGAGGAAAGGCTTGTCCAGGCTACGCTCAGGGGTAGGGATCCACTCGTCAACGGCGGCCATGAGCTCGTCAATCTTGTTGTTGCCAATCTCAGGTTTCTGGTTGTTCAAAGCGCAAAGAGCAGAGCCCATGATGACAGGGGTCTCATCACCCTCGAAGCCATAGGTGCTGAGAAGCTCGCGCATTTCCATCTCAACGAGTTCCAACATCTCGGGGTCATCAATGGTATCGACCTTGTTGACAAACACTACAATCTTCTGGACGCCAACCTGTCGGGCAAGGAGCAAGTGTTCACGGGTCTGGGGCATCTGTCCGTCGGAGGCGGCGACAACAATAATAGCACCATCCATGTTGGCAGCGCCAGTAATCATGTTCTTGATATAATCGGCGTGGCCAGGGCAGTCGACGTGGGAATAGTGACGGTTCTCGGTAGCGTACTCGATGTGCGCGGTCGAAATGGTAATACCACGCTTGCGCTCCTCAGGAGCCTTGTCAATGGCGCCATACTCGAGAAAGTTGGCAAGGCCCTTCTCGGCCTGTCGCTTGGTGATGGCAGCAGAAAGGGTGGTCTAAAATAGCCATTGGTTAGCTGTCCGGTATTTCGCATGGCTGTGTCGTTCTCCTCCTACCTTGCCGTGATCGACGTGACCAATGGTACCTGGGAATCAACATTAGAGTTGGTTTATTTCAAGAGAACATTTCACAGGCATaccaatgttgacatgggGTTTGCTTCGCTCAAAAACGGCGTATGATCGGTAGATGTTGAGAATGCCAGAGGCGGTTTGGGGTTTGATGACCGTCTGAAGGGGGTTAACACGGCCACTGCGCAAGCCGTGCCGCGCAGTCCGTAGGAACGGCGCAACAGATCTAAAAGCAACAGACATTGTGAAATAAACGGACAATTGAAACCAGAATACGCCGATTGAAGAAGAGAATGAATGGAGGATTGGTGCAAAAGGAGGTGATTATGCTGGAGGGTACAATTGTATTGGATCTTTATGGAGACGCCGCTTCGAAATTTTTATGAGCTCCAATGGACTGCAGCTTGGGAAAGGCCCATGACAGGGGCCAGTCGTGCCTGCCGCTACGGCGAGTGGCAGCCAGCGCATCACGTGAGGTCCCGTCAACGGTGAGAGGCAGATCAGGTATCTGGCTATCGCGCTGTCTACTATAATATACGAAAGTGTGCTAGCATATACTTCTAGGTGGGCAGATATTCTACCGTTGACCATAGCTGTACAAGAGGAGCATCACTCTCAGTCGTCCGATTTCAAATCAGTTTAAGACAAGGTTTGACGACACTCAAGACGTGCGCCTACGTATTATAACACACCTTGAAGTCCTGATCACATTTCTATCAATTAAGAAGGCCTCGAAAAGTTCTCAGCATCTACCTGCTCTCAATTTAAATACATGACCGCTCGCTCGATTATTACTCTAAATTCTGAATGCTTTTTTGTCGCACTACCATCTGCTCGCTGGTAACCTTGAGCCACCGAGCAGTAGATGAATGAATACTTTTCATGGTTCAAAACCTAACCCACAGTTTGAAGCCTGTTTGAGATATTCGTGCTGCAACAATGCCAGTTGTTCCAACAATCATGAACGCTCCAGCAAACGCTTTCAGTCCAATCTCGCCGCCAGGCCCCTGAAGAATGGCACCAGCAATTGGAGCTGTGACCAAGCCACCAACAGCACCAAATAATTGGCCAATGCCGTTCCGATAACCGACTTCTTCAATTGGCGAAATTCTTGCCACCAAAGCCCCCAATAGCGCGATGTAGGCGCCGGAGAAGAGGCCAAACAACAGAGAGAAAGCAACCGTTGCAGCGTCATTCCCTCCACCTGGGATCCACAGAACCATGATGAAGATTCCAGCGCCATAGCAGGCTAGCGAGAAGATGTTGAAGAGTCCAAATCTATCGGCAAGGAGACCTGAGCCCGCACGGCCAATCAAGCTGGTCAAGCAAGTTAGAAACAAATCAGAGTCTCGGGCAGATGTAGGCAGATTCATCACGAGCTCACCTTGCAGCGTTGTAAAAC
The Metarhizium brunneum chromosome 7, complete sequence genome window above contains:
- the TUF1 gene encoding Elongation factor Tu, encoding MSVAFRSVAPFLRTARHGLRSGRVNPLQTVIKPQTASGILNIYRSYAVFERSKPHVNIGTIGHVDHGKTTLSAAITKRQAEKGLANFLEYGAIDKAPEERKRGITISTAHIEYATENRHYSHVDCPGHADYIKNMITGAANMDGAIIVVAASDGQMPQTREHLLLARQVGVQKIVVFVNKVDTIDDPEMLELVEMEMRELLSTYGFEGDETPVIMGSALCALNNQKPEIGNNKIDELMAAVDEWIPTPERSLDKPFLMSVEDVFSISGRGTVVSGRVERGVLKRDEEIELVGKGKEIIKTKVTDIETFKKSCDQSQAGDNSGLLIRGVRREDVRRGMVVCKPGTVKSHTQFLSSLYVLTKEEGGRHTGFHEHYRPQLYLRTSDESVDLTFPEGTEDAQGKMVMPGDNVEMVVTLTNPNAIEVGQRFNIREGGKTVATGLCTRIMK